The Halomicronema hongdechloris C2206 genome includes a window with the following:
- a CDS encoding Uma2 family endonuclease, with product MKLFGVLEYWIADREQRKLEVYRRDRGVLKLALSLYARDELTSPVLPDFRVQISQFF from the coding sequence ATGAAATTATTTGGGGTGCTGGAATACTGGATTGCAGACCGTGAGCAGCGCAAGCTAGAGGTGTATCGCCGCGATCGCGGGGTGTTGAAACTGGCCCTGTCGTTGTATGCCAGGGACGAGTTGACGAGTCCGGTCTTGCCCGACTTTAGGGTGCAGATAAGCCAGTTTTTCTAA
- a CDS encoding ribbon-helix-helix domain-containing protein has protein sequence MEQDFLITLTNDLKAELEAAASDEGQSAASLAQKAIADYLFSRQFRTLRAYLLAKAQDDYTDEDIFKIVS, from the coding sequence ATGGAGCAAGATTTTCTAATCACATTGACCAATGATCTAAAAGCTGAACTTGAAGCGGCGGCTTCTGATGAAGGGCAGTCAGCTGCAAGTCTGGCTCAAAAAGCCATTGCAGACTATCTGTTCAGTCGTCAGTTTCGTACTCTACGAGCTTATCTACTTGCGAAAGCACAGGATGATTACACTGACGAGGATATTTTTAAAATCGTATCGTGA